Proteins from one Patescibacteria group bacterium genomic window:
- a CDS encoding HAD-IC family P-type ATPase yields the protein MSEKEIAWHSLSSAQVLKNLDSSEKGLSSQEAKKRLTKYGFNLLAKSKHFSAGALFFSQFKSALVYVLIIAGFISLFFGEYIDSYVIFLAVIINVIVGFIQEFKANKSLEKLNEVVKQETIVFRDGQELKIESHNIVVGDIIILESGNRVPADARLILANDLEVDEATLTGESWPVKKKLNSIDIGTVLAERTNMVFMGTLVVEGRAKAVVVNTGFTTEMGKITVLLKETEDEKTPLQERLDNFARSITKIIVVIAIFLFIFGILKGQEWSHMFTLAVAVAVSAIPEGLIIGMTMILTVGMQRILKHNGLVRRLISAETLGSTTVICTDKTGTLTEGEMRVTSIITSSHRFDLSTGSLKDILSKTEIDILEKISFLCNDSSIQNIDQAADDWSIIGSPTEKALIIFSANNSNVRNLSKEHPRVQEIPFDSGRKFMITRHHFDTKRDIIFIKGAPEKILSFSDFYQNDKKVTKISSSLKKRFDEDWQNLSKEGLRVLAGAYRLVPKDFKDFEKCKDNPNNFIFVGIWGLSDPLRPEAKETLQKTLAAGINTVIITGDNKFTAKSIAKELGLPVSDNSIVTGDELLQMTDGELSKRIRDIKLYARVTPADKLRIIKAWQSKGEVVSMTGDGVNDAPALKAADTGVAVSSGSDIAKETADLVLLDNNFSTIVMAVKQGRVIFSNLKKLILYLLSDAFSEVILITGSFILGMPLPILAAQILWVNLVDDGFPALALTMEPEEEEIMNKKPDRGSSLLDFESKFIIMMISFLTGSASLLIFWFISQNTHDEDLARTVTFTFLAISTLCYVFSIKSLENNIFRSHPFNNKYLNGAVFIGLITQLAAVYLPFFNKFLRTKPIGFYEWQVIILSILFLIVLIEISKFIFIKYNRKFSK from the coding sequence ATGTCTGAAAAAGAAATAGCTTGGCATAGTTTGAGTTCAGCCCAAGTTTTGAAAAATCTAGACTCTAGTGAAAAGGGCTTGAGTTCCCAAGAAGCAAAAAAACGTCTAACAAAATATGGTTTTAATTTATTGGCAAAATCCAAGCATTTTTCTGCTGGGGCTTTATTTTTCTCACAATTTAAAAGTGCTTTAGTTTATGTTTTGATAATAGCGGGATTTATTTCTTTGTTTTTTGGTGAATATATAGATTCGTATGTTATTTTTTTGGCGGTTATCATAAATGTTATTGTTGGTTTTATTCAAGAATTCAAAGCCAATAAATCATTGGAAAAATTAAATGAAGTGGTCAAGCAAGAAACAATAGTTTTTAGAGATGGGCAGGAGCTAAAAATAGAATCTCATAATATTGTAGTGGGGGATATTATAATTCTTGAATCAGGTAACCGTGTGCCAGCTGATGCACGTTTGATTTTAGCAAATGATTTGGAGGTAGATGAGGCTACTCTTACCGGAGAATCTTGGCCGGTGAAAAAAAAATTGAACTCTATTGATATAGGTACTGTATTGGCCGAGAGGACAAATATGGTTTTTATGGGGACCTTGGTCGTTGAAGGTAGGGCTAAGGCAGTGGTAGTAAATACTGGTTTTACTACTGAAATGGGCAAGATTACTGTGTTGTTGAAAGAAACAGAGGATGAAAAAACACCTTTACAGGAAAGATTAGACAATTTTGCCAGAAGTATTACCAAAATAATAGTTGTTATTGCTATTTTTTTGTTTATTTTTGGGATATTAAAAGGTCAGGAATGGTCTCATATGTTTACATTGGCGGTAGCCGTGGCCGTATCGGCAATTCCAGAAGGATTGATAATAGGTATGACTATGATTCTAACTGTAGGTATGCAGAGAATCCTAAAACACAATGGTTTGGTCAGGCGTCTGATTTCAGCTGAGACACTGGGATCAACGACTGTGATTTGTACAGATAAAACTGGCACCCTAACCGAAGGCGAAATGAGAGTGACTAGTATAATTACCAGCAGCCACCGTTTTGATTTGTCTACCGGCTCATTAAAAGATATTCTCTCAAAAACTGAAATTGATATTTTGGAAAAAATTTCTTTTTTGTGTAATGATAGCTCAATACAAAATATAGATCAGGCAGCTGACGATTGGTCTATTATTGGCAGTCCAACTGAAAAAGCGTTAATTATATTTAGTGCAAACAATAGTAATGTCAGAAATTTGAGCAAAGAGCATCCGCGAGTTCAAGAAATACCTTTTGATTCTGGTAGAAAGTTTATGATTACCCGTCATCATTTTGATACTAAGCGTGATATCATATTTATCAAAGGAGCACCGGAAAAGATATTGTCTTTTTCAGATTTTTATCAAAATGATAAAAAAGTTACCAAAATTTCAAGTTCGCTAAAGAAGCGTTTTGATGAAGATTGGCAGAATTTGAGCAAAGAGGGGCTTAGGGTTTTGGCTGGAGCATATAGATTGGTACCTAAGGATTTTAAAGATTTTGAAAAATGTAAAGATAATCCTAATAATTTTATTTTTGTAGGTATTTGGGGTCTGTCTGATCCACTGAGGCCCGAGGCCAAAGAAACTTTACAAAAAACTTTGGCGGCTGGTATTAATACGGTGATAATTACTGGTGACAACAAATTTACAGCCAAAAGTATTGCCAAGGAACTCGGATTACCAGTCAGCGATAATAGTATTGTCACAGGTGACGAGCTACTTCAAATGACGGATGGAGAATTAAGCAAAAGAATTAGAGATATCAAACTTTATGCTAGGGTCACTCCAGCTGATAAATTGAGGATTATCAAAGCCTGGCAGAGTAAAGGTGAGGTAGTTTCTATGACTGGCGACGGAGTCAACGATGCGCCAGCTCTTAAGGCAGCTGATACAGGTGTGGCTGTATCAAGCGGTTCTGATATAGCCAAAGAAACCGCGGATTTAGTGCTTTTGGATAATAATTTTTCCACCATAGTAATGGCAGTCAAACAGGGTAGAGTTATTTTTTCAAATCTCAAAAAACTTATATTATATCTTTTGTCAGATGCATTTTCAGAGGTTATATTAATTACCGGTAGTTTTATATTGGGTATGCCTTTGCCTATTTTGGCTGCTCAGATATTGTGGGTAAACTTGGTTGACGATGGTTTTCCAGCTCTGGCTTTAACCATGGAGCCGGAAGAAGAGGAAATCATGAACAAAAAACCGGATAGAGGCAGCTCTTTATTAGATTTTGAAAGCAAATTTATTATTATGATGATCAGTTTTTTGACTGGTAGTGCTAGCTTGTTGATATTTTGGTTTATTTCTCAAAATACACATGATGAGGATTTAGCTAGGACAGTTACTTTTACTTTTTTGGCAATTAGTACTTTGTGCTATGTATTTTCTATTAAGAGCCTGGAAAATAATATTTTTAGGTCTCATCCTTTTAATAATAAATATTTAAATGGAGCTGTTTTCATAGGACTGATTACTCAATTGGCAGCTGTTTATCTTCCTTTTTTTAATAAGTTTTTAAGGACAAAACCAATAGGCTTTTATGAGTGGCAGGTTATTATTTTATCTATCTTATTTTTGATAGTTTTAATAGAAATATCAAAGTTCATATTTATCAAATATAATAGAAAGTTTTCAAAATAA
- a CDS encoding ABC transporter ATP-binding protein/permease, producing the protein MQYLTKQTFKIFWEHLLKYKWQVLFILSSITLASIGNIIGPLLYKDFFDILSSSGDSIDKVPMLKIILMKVLAVYMISWFFWRVSTFLTTYFQTHAMADISNSSFAYLHKHSISFFNNSFVGSLVKKVNRFSRAFEVITDLIFWDFLPILVNISLIIIVLGKRNIWLGLGILTWTIIYMLINYYFSLYKLKYDVERASLNSKVTGVLADTISNHLNVRLFSAYSRERKRFKDVNSEYQKMHQFTWNLANYFEAFQTLLMTALEIGVMYYAISLWQKNIISIGDFVLIQTYLISIIMRLWNFGRIIRKYYEAMAEAEEMTEILETPHEIQDIKSAKTLKVSGGQIQFQEVDFSYHKTREIISDFNLDIKPKEKIALIGPSGSGKSTLVNLLLRNYDIDRGGILIDKQKIIGVTQESLWQNIALVNQDPVLFHRTLKENIRYGKPNASDKEIKKAAKLAHANVFIDNFTEKYETYVGERGVKLSGGERQRVAIARAILKNAPILVLDEATSSLDSESEEMIQDALANLMKDKTVMVIAHRLSTIMKMDRIVVLDKGKIVEQGTHQELINKKGGLYKKLWEKQVGGFIA; encoded by the coding sequence ATGCAGTATTTGACAAAACAAACATTTAAAATTTTTTGGGAACACTTGCTAAAGTATAAATGGCAGGTTTTATTCATTTTGTCATCTATTACACTCGCTTCAATTGGCAATATTATTGGGCCACTTTTGTATAAAGATTTTTTTGATATTTTGAGTAGTTCAGGAGATAGTATTGATAAAGTACCAATGCTCAAAATCATTCTGATGAAGGTACTAGCTGTGTATATGATAAGTTGGTTTTTTTGGAGGGTCTCTACTTTTTTGACCACTTATTTTCAGACTCATGCTATGGCCGATATATCCAATTCTTCTTTTGCATATTTACACAAACATTCCATTTCTTTTTTTAATAATAGTTTTGTAGGATCGCTCGTCAAAAAAGTAAATAGATTTTCTAGGGCTTTTGAGGTTATCACTGATTTAATATTTTGGGATTTTTTGCCAATTTTGGTAAATATATCTTTGATTATTATAGTGCTGGGCAAAAGAAATATATGGTTAGGCCTTGGTATTTTGACTTGGACTATAATTTATATGTTGATTAATTATTATTTTTCTTTATATAAATTAAAATACGATGTAGAAAGGGCTAGTCTCAACTCCAAGGTTACTGGAGTATTGGCCGATACTATTAGCAATCATCTTAATGTCAGATTGTTTAGTGCTTATAGTAGAGAAAGAAAGCGCTTCAAAGATGTAAATAGTGAGTATCAAAAAATGCATCAATTTACTTGGAATTTGGCCAATTATTTTGAAGCTTTCCAAACATTACTGATGACTGCTTTGGAAATTGGTGTGATGTATTATGCTATTTCTCTGTGGCAAAAAAATATTATTAGTATTGGAGATTTTGTTTTAATTCAGACTTATTTAATCAGTATAATAATGAGGCTCTGGAATTTTGGCCGTATTATTAGAAAATATTATGAAGCTATGGCTGAGGCAGAAGAGATGACTGAAATATTGGAAACTCCACACGAAATTCAAGACATTAAGAGTGCCAAAACACTCAAAGTAAGTGGTGGTCAAATACAATTTCAAGAAGTAGATTTTTCTTACCACAAAACTCGGGAGATTATTTCTGATTTTAATCTAGATATTAAGCCTAAAGAAAAAATAGCCTTAATTGGTCCATCGGGCAGTGGCAAATCCACTTTAGTAAATTTGTTGCTGAGAAATTATGATATTGATAGGGGTGGTATTTTGATTGATAAGCAAAAGATTATCGGTGTCACACAAGAGTCTTTGTGGCAAAATATAGCTTTGGTCAATCAAGATCCGGTGTTGTTTCATAGGACACTCAAAGAAAATATACGTTACGGAAAACCAAATGCTAGTGATAAGGAAATTAAAAAAGCTGCTAAGTTGGCCCACGCTAATGTTTTTATTGATAATTTTACTGAAAAATATGAAACATATGTAGGCGAGCGTGGGGTCAAACTTTCGGGTGGTGAAAGACAGCGTGTAGCTATTGCCAGAGCTATTCTCAAAAACGCGCCGATATTGGTACTTGATGAGGCTACTTCATCTTTAGACTCTGAATCCGAAGAAATGATTCAAGACGCACTGGCTAATTTGATGAAAGATAAAACAGTAATGGTCATTGCTCATCGTTTGTCTACTATTATGAAGATGGATAGGATAGTTGTCCTTGATAAAGGTAAGATTGTAGAACAAGGTACTCATCAGGAGTTGATCAATAAAAAAGGCGGTTTGTATAAAAAACTTTGGGAAAAGCAAGTGGGCGGTTTTATTGCATAA
- a CDS encoding AAA family ATPase, whose product MKQETALEILKSGANVFLTGSAGTGKTYLLNQYINYLKERDIELAITAPTGIAASHIGGITIHSFFGVGIRENIDDYFLDSLMQKEYLFNRFKKLKVLIIDEISMVSPELFKSMDKILRNFKNLHQAFGGVQLVLSGDFFQLPPVSKSTSDLRFAWQVDAWREADLKSCYLTEKFRQSDETLINILDEIRSGQVSPESMEVFKTSYKKELKVDFKVTKLYTHNRDVDKINEQELALLPGQHIFFQARNKGAKKDLEKIFSTSLVSEELVLKKKALVIFIKNNYEAGYINGTLGQVIDFDKNTGLPVVRIFSGRKIVVEHEEWKLENAKGEIKAIARQIPLRLAWALTIHKSQGMTLDAAEIDLSQTFETGQGYVALSRIKSIEGLRLMGLNDVALKVDKIILSVDKKIKEASDSYEKKFAEFSQKDKEKMFKDFIIRNEGTVQEDKIKENKKKFKSKSQNINTSTKEKTLEVTKKLLAKKKSIIEISKERGISENTVLDHIKKISKFWPDFELDYLKPKKKVLDRIFETTKKIEAENNKDNLLADGTVKLRVIFEALGEEIPYEDIKMALIFYYKN is encoded by the coding sequence ATGAAACAAGAGACAGCCTTAGAAATTTTGAAATCAGGAGCTAATGTTTTTTTGACCGGTTCAGCCGGAACTGGCAAAACTTATCTTTTGAATCAATATATAAATTATCTAAAAGAAAGAGATATAGAATTAGCTATTACTGCACCGACAGGTATAGCGGCTTCTCATATAGGTGGTATTACTATTCATTCTTTTTTTGGTGTTGGTATTAGAGAAAATATAGATGATTATTTTTTGGATTCTTTAATGCAAAAAGAATATCTGTTCAATCGTTTCAAAAAATTAAAAGTTCTCATTATTGATGAAATATCAATGGTATCGCCCGAGCTGTTTAAATCTATGGATAAGATTTTGCGTAATTTCAAAAATTTACACCAAGCTTTTGGGGGAGTTCAATTGGTATTGTCGGGAGATTTTTTTCAATTACCGCCAGTTAGCAAAAGTACAAGTGATTTGAGGTTTGCTTGGCAGGTAGATGCTTGGCGAGAAGCAGACCTGAAATCTTGCTATCTTACAGAAAAATTCAGACAAAGTGATGAGACACTGATAAATATTTTAGATGAAATTCGCTCAGGTCAGGTATCTCCAGAGTCTATGGAAGTTTTTAAGACTTCTTACAAAAAAGAATTAAAAGTAGATTTTAAAGTCACCAAACTTTATACTCACAATAGAGATGTAGATAAAATAAACGAACAAGAATTAGCTTTGTTGCCAGGTCAGCATATATTTTTTCAGGCTAGAAATAAAGGGGCCAAAAAAGATCTAGAGAAAATTTTTAGCACTTCTTTGGTAAGTGAAGAGTTGGTACTCAAAAAGAAAGCTTTGGTTATTTTTATTAAGAATAATTATGAAGCTGGTTATATAAATGGCACTTTGGGTCAGGTGATAGATTTTGATAAAAACACTGGCTTACCTGTAGTTAGGATTTTTTCTGGCCGAAAAATTGTAGTAGAGCATGAAGAATGGAAATTAGAAAATGCCAAAGGAGAAATAAAGGCAATAGCTAGACAGATTCCTTTGCGTTTGGCTTGGGCTTTGACTATCCACAAATCGCAAGGCATGACCCTAGATGCTGCCGAAATTGATTTGTCGCAGACTTTTGAAACAGGTCAAGGTTATGTAGCTTTATCCAGAATAAAATCTATTGAAGGTTTGAGACTCATGGGACTCAATGATGTGGCTCTCAAAGTTGATAAAATTATTTTGAGTGTTGATAAAAAAATCAAAGAAGCATCAGACTCATACGAAAAAAAATTTGCTGAATTTTCTCAAAAAGATAAAGAAAAAATGTTCAAAGATTTTATTATTAGAAATGAAGGCACTGTGCAGGAAGACAAGATAAAAGAAAATAAAAAGAAATTTAAAAGTAAATCACAAAATATAAATACATCAACCAAAGAAAAAACTTTGGAAGTTACCAAAAAATTATTAGCCAAAAAGAAAAGTATAATAGAAATTTCAAAAGAAAGAGGGATATCTGAAAATACTGTTTTAGATCACATAAAAAAGATTTCCAAATTTTGGCCAGATTTTGAGCTGGATTATTTGAAGCCCAAAAAGAAAGTTTTGGACAGGATTTTTGAAACAACAAAAAAAATTGAAGCAGAAAATAACAAAGATAATTTATTGGCGGATGGCACTGTAAAATTGAGAGTTATTTTTGAAGCTTTGGGCGAAGAAATTCCTTATGAGGATATAAAAATGGCTTTGATATTTTATTATAAAAATTAA
- a CDS encoding Smr/MutS family protein, translating to MSNKYQHFNNAQAELDFHNRGPMTNQQIVDLADKFIHQSASEGCRTIAIITGVGIHSKNGPVIKPLIEDLLRSHPLVLSFAEGKFAQGGQGMFKIKLL from the coding sequence ATGTCTAACAAATATCAACATTTTAATAATGCCCAGGCTGAGCTAGATTTTCATAATCGTGGCCCAATGACCAATCAGCAGATTGTTGATTTGGCCGATAAATTTATTCATCAATCAGCGTCTGAGGGATGTAGGACTATAGCTATTATTACGGGTGTAGGTATACATTCCAAAAATGGTCCGGTCATAAAACCATTAATTGAAGATTTACTTAGAAGTCATCCCTTGGTTCTCAGTTTTGCTGAAGGAAAATTTGCTCAAGGTGGGCAAGGAATGTTTAAAATTAAATTGCTTTAA
- a CDS encoding [FeFe] hydrogenase, group A, translating to MKNKNINLTINGKKYTAQAGETILDVARRNNIHITTLCYHPDVKIQGSCRMCMVEVEGQKGLQASCTTPVSEGMKIITDSENIYRAKKVNLELVFSEHCEECNDCLYFQDCNIKKYAKDSKAKITRFPDRKKSYPVHKFGPAIEFDSSKCIDCGLCVEICKKEGVDFLEFKKKGKFYEVLPSAKISKDCIYCGQCLTHCPVGAFEGVGEFEDVDKYIDFKGKTVVFQFAPSIRSTIGEEFGMPYGSVVTGKLIAAIQALGIKHVFDVCVGADMTTMEEAKELLDRIKNDKPLPMFTSCCPAWVKYVEFFRPDMIPHLTTVRSPQLIMGGIIKTYWAKQMGLKAKDIIVVGVMPCVAKKYEIERSQVKINGIKPVDQILTTRELAYLFRKKKIDFKNIKPVKPNSPIHASSGAAVIYGASGGVMESALRAAYRMATGKAMPNLQLKQVRGIKGFKKANIKIGKKTLKVGVVNGISNAKRILEELEANPKAYDYVEVMACFGGCIGGGGQPVPVDDEIRIKRSQALYGVDDRQKVRSAEANPIIQKLYKEFFKDHITTHSICHTSFVKKKKEVYPKK from the coding sequence ATGAAAAATAAAAATATAAACTTAACAATCAACGGCAAAAAATATACAGCCCAAGCAGGGGAGACTATTTTGGATGTGGCCAGACGCAATAATATTCATATTACTACTCTCTGTTATCATCCGGATGTCAAAATTCAGGGATCTTGTCGTATGTGTATGGTAGAAGTAGAGGGGCAAAAGGGTTTGCAGGCTTCTTGTACTACTCCGGTGTCTGAAGGGATGAAAATTATTACAGATTCAGAAAATATTTATCGGGCAAAAAAAGTAAATTTAGAATTGGTTTTTTCTGAACATTGTGAGGAATGTAATGATTGTCTGTATTTTCAGGATTGCAATATAAAAAAATATGCTAAAGATAGCAAAGCAAAAATTACCAGATTTCCTGACAGAAAAAAAAGCTATCCAGTCCACAAATTCGGACCAGCCATAGAATTTGATTCTTCCAAGTGCATTGATTGCGGACTGTGTGTAGAAATTTGCAAAAAAGAAGGTGTAGATTTTTTGGAGTTTAAGAAAAAAGGCAAGTTTTATGAAGTCTTGCCGTCAGCTAAAATTTCTAAAGATTGTATATATTGCGGGCAATGCCTGACTCATTGTCCAGTGGGAGCTTTTGAAGGAGTGGGCGAATTTGAAGATGTAGATAAATATATTGATTTCAAAGGCAAAACAGTAGTATTTCAGTTTGCTCCGTCAATACGCTCTACTATTGGAGAAGAATTTGGTATGCCATATGGGTCAGTAGTTACTGGCAAATTGATAGCGGCTATTCAAGCACTGGGGATTAAACATGTTTTTGATGTATGTGTAGGAGCGGATATGACCACTATGGAAGAGGCCAAAGAATTACTTGATAGAATAAAAAATGATAAGCCACTACCGATGTTTACTTCTTGTTGTCCGGCTTGGGTAAAATATGTAGAGTTTTTTCGTCCTGATATGATTCCTCATCTGACCACTGTCCGCAGTCCTCAACTTATCATGGGCGGTATTATCAAAACATATTGGGCCAAACAAATGGGACTCAAAGCCAAGGATATTATAGTAGTAGGTGTGATGCCCTGTGTAGCCAAAAAATATGAGATAGAAAGAAGTCAGGTCAAGATAAATGGCATCAAGCCAGTTGACCAGATACTGACTACTCGTGAGCTGGCTTATCTTTTTAGAAAAAAGAAAATAGATTTTAAAAATATCAAACCAGTCAAACCCAACTCTCCGATTCATGCTTCCAGTGGGGCAGCAGTAATTTATGGAGCGTCAGGTGGTGTGATGGAATCAGCCTTACGGGCAGCCTATCGCATGGCTACCGGCAAAGCAATGCCAAATTTGCAACTCAAACAGGTCAGGGGGATTAAGGGTTTTAAAAAAGCCAATATTAAAATAGGAAAAAAGACTTTGAAGGTAGGAGTAGTCAACGGTATTAGTAATGCCAAGCGAATTTTAGAGGAGCTAGAAGCCAATCCCAAAGCCTATGATTATGTAGAAGTAATGGCTTGTTTTGGTGGTTGTATTGGTGGTGGTGGTCAGCCAGTACCAGTAGATGATGAAATCAGAATAAAGCGCTCCCAAGCTTTGTATGGAGTTGATGACAGACAAAAAGTACGTAGTGCCGAAGCCAATCCTATTATACAAAAGCTGTACAAAGAATTTTTTAAAGATCACATTACTACTCATTCAATTTGCCATACCTCATTTGTCAAAAAGAAAAAAGAGGTATATCCTAAAAAATAA
- a CDS encoding iron hydrogenase — translation MTFTRTLALDRAKTIAIIQFVTLLSIATVAPFFHQQWLTGPIVNAMFLIAVALLGTESAIFLALLPSTIALSVGMLPAILAPMIPFIIISNTILILGFSYLRDKNFWLGVIVASFLKYLFLWSTSFVVINLLIKKELATNVSAMMSWPQFVTAVLGGVIAYGFLKSIKKI, via the coding sequence ATGACATTTACCAGAACTTTAGCTTTGGATAGAGCCAAAACAATCGCTATTATACAATTTGTTACCTTGTTAAGTATTGCTACAGTTGCGCCCTTTTTTCATCAGCAGTGGCTGACCGGGCCGATTGTCAATGCCATGTTTTTGATAGCCGTAGCACTTTTGGGTACAGAGAGCGCAATTTTTTTGGCGCTGCTACCTAGTACTATTGCTTTGTCAGTCGGTATGTTGCCGGCAATTTTGGCACCGATGATTCCTTTTATAATAATTAGTAATACCATTCTGATTTTAGGTTTTTCTTATTTGAGGGACAAAAACTTTTGGCTTGGTGTGATAGTTGCTAGTTTCTTGAAATACCTTTTTCTTTGGTCAACCAGTTTTGTTGTAATAAATTTACTTATAAAAAAAGAATTAGCTACCAATGTCTCAGCTATGATGAGCTGGCCACAGTTTGTAACGGCAGTTTTAGGAGGAGTGATTGCCTACGGATTTTTGAAAAGCATCAAGAAAATATAA
- a CDS encoding RNA polymerase sigma factor, with the protein MEEKQLILNCQNGDSAAFGQLYDKYFQKIYRFIYYKTSHKETSEDLTSLTFSKALEKIQSFDTSSSFFSAWLYKIARNNLIDYYRSNKETTSLEENFMTYDDKKLEENISQKQELEKITEKLDSLSPQQKEIIIMRVWNELSYKEISQIVGKSEGSCKMTFSRAIKQLKLSLTILILFITLIIN; encoded by the coding sequence ATGGAAGAAAAACAATTAATCCTAAATTGTCAAAATGGCGACAGCGCTGCCTTTGGTCAGCTCTACGACAAATACTTTCAAAAAATTTACCGTTTCATTTATTACAAAACTAGCCACAAAGAAACTTCCGAAGATCTAACCAGTCTGACTTTTAGCAAGGCCTTAGAAAAAATACAAAGCTTTGATACGTCCTCTAGCTTTTTTTCAGCCTGGCTATATAAAATTGCCAGAAACAACCTAATAGATTATTACCGATCAAACAAAGAAACTACTAGCCTAGAAGAAAATTTTATGACTTATGATGACAAAAAATTAGAAGAAAACATCAGTCAAAAACAAGAGCTAGAAAAAATAACTGAAAAACTTGACAGCCTAAGTCCTCAGCAAAAAGAAATAATTATAATGCGTGTCTGGAATGAACTGTCATACAAAGAAATATCTCAGATTGTCGGCAAATCAGAAGGTAGCTGCAAAATGACATTTTCCCGAGCCATAAAACAACTCAAGTTGTCTCTAACAATTCTCATATTATTTATTACTCTAATCATCAATTAA
- a CDS encoding HlyD family efflux transporter periplasmic adaptor subunit, which yields MKTYSLKIRFLSILLILPFFLAGCGQNNDEQTETTIKKKVEVQQVVKQNQVSSKLLASGTVVPKEYSLIRSLTPGTIEYLAPVGSEVVAGQPLFSIKDSGVENNYYNSLNNFQQTQITSNQRIQQAELGVNNAKARLDLARVQYDNTVIQTEQNTGNIENSAIVAYGSAYNTLSQFLLFLNSSVSFDNPVYIYENILTAQYQFSVDTRWQFLKSVNEYKTLATQISLENLDGDLFKMHKVLLESKLSVDNTIILLQNAIPGANFTSTSIENDKLIIAGYQTSINQHLSNIISIINSVENIKITNSLAINNSQAQLDLAEIEYKNSEIALQNAKDGADLEQSISQSQFDMAAYSYNNLSMPSPFSGTILSHFVTEGEQVSVGKELVEIGNLSLVEISVDVDVDFAKAIKLGDEVTIDQKYKGIVSEIEPIGDLKSGKISVTVQSQEAGDGLVASSIAEVEFNLLYEGLDTMVIPIKSATIEASGNYVYTVEDGKIVRKNVTLGQIYGDKVSVVSGLEEGENLVILNGVFVSSGEEVEVIE from the coding sequence ATGAAGACTTATTCACTAAAAATTCGTTTCTTATCAATTTTGTTGATTTTGCCATTTTTTTTGGCTGGATGTGGACAAAATAATGATGAACAGACAGAAACTACTATTAAAAAGAAAGTAGAAGTACAACAGGTTGTAAAACAAAATCAGGTTTCATCCAAGCTTTTGGCTAGTGGTACAGTAGTCCCAAAAGAATATAGCTTGATTCGCTCTCTTACTCCTGGAACCATAGAATATTTAGCTCCGGTGGGTTCGGAAGTAGTGGCCGGACAGCCGCTATTTTCTATAAAAGATTCGGGAGTAGAAAATAATTATTATAATAGTTTAAATAATTTTCAACAAACTCAGATAACTAGTAATCAGCGTATTCAACAAGCCGAGCTGGGTGTAAATAATGCTAAAGCTAGGTTGGATTTAGCTAGAGTTCAATACGATAATACTGTTATTCAAACTGAACAGAATACTGGCAACATAGAAAATTCGGCTATTGTTGCCTATGGTTCAGCTTATAATACTTTAAGCCAGTTTTTATTGTTTTTAAATAGTAGTGTTAGCTTTGATAATCCAGTATATATTTATGAAAATATATTGACAGCTCAATATCAATTTTCAGTAGATACTAGATGGCAGTTTTTAAAGTCTGTTAATGAATATAAAACTTTAGCTACTCAGATAAGTTTGGAAAATTTGGATGGTGATTTATTTAAAATGCACAAAGTACTTTTAGAAAGTAAGTTGTCGGTAGATAATACTATTATTTTATTACAAAATGCTATACCAGGCGCTAATTTTACATCAACAAGTATAGAAAATGATAAATTAATTATAGCTGGTTACCAAACATCTATTAATCAACATTTATCTAATATTATTAGTATTATAAATAGTGTAGAAAATATTAAAATAACAAATAGTCTAGCCATAAATAATTCTCAAGCGCAGCTTGATTTGGCAGAAATAGAATATAAAAATTCTGAAATTGCTTTACAAAATGCCAAAGATGGAGCTGACTTGGAGCAAAGCATATCTCAATCACAGTTTGATATGGCCGCTTATAGCTATAATAATTTATCAATGCCCTCACCTTTTAGTGGTACAATTTTGTCGCATTTTGTCACTGAGGGTGAGCAAGTATCAGTCGGAAAAGAGCTGGTGGAAATTGGTAATCTTTCTTTGGTAGAAATTAGCGTTGATGTAGATGTAGATTTTGCCAAAGCTATAAAACTTGGCGATGAAGTAACTATTGATCAAAAATATAAAGGCATTGTTTCAGAGATTGAGCCGATTGGTGATCTAAAAAGTGGCAAAATCAGCGTCACAGTGCAAAGCCAGGAGGCCGGTGATGGTCTAGTGGCTAGTAGTATTGCTGAAGTAGAATTCAATCTTCTCTATGAGGGGCTTGATACCATGGTCATTCCTATAAAATCCGCTACTATTGAAGCTTCTGGAAATTATGTTTATACAGTAGAGGACGGAAAAATTGTCAGAAAAAATGTGACTTTGGGTCAAATATATGGTGACAAAGTATCTGTAGTTAGTGGTCTGGAAGAAGGTGAAAATCTGGTGATTTTAAATGGTGTATTTGTTTCCAGTGGAGAAGAAGTGGAAGTCATTGAATAA